The DNA sequence ACCAGGTTAAAATGAAATTCAAAGCATTACCAGCATGCAACAATCCGCTAGGAGTAGGAGCAAGGCGCGACCGGAGGGGATGAGACAAGGACTTGGGTAACATGCGGCTAAAGATAGTAAGTTGTGGCACAACTTAATAAGGGATTACATTATGTTGGGGTTGCAACGAGAATAATCGGGACTTACTAATTATTTTGGGTATTTTTCCGATCTTTCCTTTTTAGGAAAATAGAAAACAGCCTTTTTACCAAAAACAACCCATTATGATTCGTTGGACCATCTGTTGTTTGTTTTTAATCAGTACGGTATCTTGCCAGACGCCCTCCCAGCCTAGTCCACAATCCGAAGTGGAGACTACTGAACCCTTGACGGTATTTCTAGTACGACATGCGGAAAAAGAGACCGGTGATAACCCTGGTCTTACCCCTGAGGGGCAATTGCGAGCACGGCAGTTAGCCGATCTTTTGGAAGCAGTTCCGCTGGATGCTATCTTTAGTACAAAATTTCGCCGCACGGAACTCACGGCCGATCCTGTGGCTAGCGCAAAAGGCTTGCCTATCATGGATTATGATCCGAGTGATCTGCCCGCTTTCGCCAAAAAGTTACAAAAAGAGTACCAAGGTAAGACGGTGCTAGTGGTTGGTCATTCCAATTCAACCCCGACACTGGCAGGCTTACTAGACGGAACCCAGTCATATCCTGCCTTTGATGAATCAGAATACGGAAATCTTATGATGGTCACTTTGCCTGCGATGGGAAAACACAAGACCATGTGTTTGAAGTATTAGTGATCAAAACCAAAGCGCGTATTAAAGCTTTCCTCGCGGTAGCAGCATTGATCTCATAGTTATCGGCGGACCCGGTGGGTCAACCCACCCAAGCCTCAGTCGCCGTCGACCACTCCCCAAACCATGGGGCATGGCCATAGTACTTTATGCACTCACCAAAGCGAGTGCCACGCAATATCCAAACTTATACCTCTGAATGCCCCAAAGAATGGGGGTAATTACCGATGATGGGGAATAATTCCGGTGTAAATATAATGAATAGTTTTTAAAATAAAAAAAAGACACGAGAAGTTTTAATCCAAGGCGATCGGCGCAGCTATGAGTGACGCTGGAATACCGAATGCATCTACCAGTGCAACCGCTTCAGGGCGGAGTTCGCCACAAAGTAGATCGACTTGTCTGCGGATAGCTTTGCTTTTGGTGCCGGCCAGGTAATCCTGCTCTAGGTACCAAGCGGCATGTTTTTCGATGGTATGCAAGGCGTAGAGCGAGCGCAATTTGCGCAGCATATTGTAGGTAGAAGTTCCTTCGGCTTCGTTTACCGCTTTGGCGGTAGCCTCCAGGGTCACGCGCTCCACAAAAGCATCAGCAAGTGCTAACATGTGGGTCTGACAAATCAGGCCAGCTTCGTAGGCGCTTTTACCTGCTTTAATGTGTCCGCGGAGCCGTTGCGCGAGGGAGAAAAGCAGTCGTCTTTCGCGAAACTGGAAGGCGGCCAGTTGAAATTCGGTGCTACGCAAATGATTTTCGTCGGTATTCCGGATGGCAAAAGGATTGGTTTCCGCAAAGGCCGTATTGACCCTTTGCCCCAGCATCCTCAAGATGGCCATGTTCCCATCTTCGTGGAACGATTGCTTGTAATCCGTCAATAATCCTTTGGCGACCAGTTGCATCAAGACGGTATTGTCACCTTCAAAAGTGGTGAAAATATCGGTATCACCTTTGAGCGCAGCGAATTGATTTTCGGCAAGGTACCCTTTGCCACCACAGGCTTCCCGACATTCCTGGATCGCGGCCGTGGTGAACCAGGTTGCGTAGGATTTCATACCTGCTGCCAATGTTTCAATTTCTCGCATTTCTTCTCCCTCGTGGTGCAAGTAACGATTCGCTAGATCATCTAAGCCAAATTGTACCGCGTAGGTCTTCGCCAGTAATGGCATCAATCGTCGTTGATGGCTGGGATAATCCAATATGGGCGTCTCCGGAGCCATGGCCGAGGGGGCAAACTGCCGTCGCTCAGTAGCATACCTGATAGCAATAGTCAGTGCTTTTTTGGTTGCACTCAACCCCGCACGAGGGACACATACCCGACCACCAACCAGCGTACCCAGCATGGTAAAGAAGCGCCGAGAAGGATTTTGGATAGGACTATGGTATTGACCATCGTCGGTAATTTCTCCAAAACGATTCAACAGGTTTTCGCGCGGCACGCGTACTTGGTCAAACCATATTCTACCGTTATCTACCCCATTGAGTCCCAGCTTGTAACCATTGTCCACAACGCGGATACCCGGCAATAATTCATGTTTTTCATTACGTAGAGGAACGACGACCGCGTGAACACCATGGTTCTCTCCATTAACAATGAGCTGAGCAAAAACACTCGCAACCCGACTGTGAAGGGCATTTCCAATGTATTCCTTACCTGCTTCTTCTCGCGGGCTATGAACAATCAATTCGTCCGTCGCCGAATCGTAAGTAGCAGTTGTCTCTAAACCACGCACGTTGGAACCATGGCCCGTTTCAGTCATCGCAAAACAACCAGCTAGCTCCAGAGTACCGGTGGCGCGTAGGTACTTGGCGTGATGTTTTTCAGTTCCCAGGTTAAGTACACTGCCTCCCCACAGACCAAACTGTACACCAAATTTGATGGATAAACTGAGACTGTGATAGCCAAGGGTTTCGAAAACGGCAGCGTAGAGGCCCATATCTCCCTGGCCCCCATGCGCTTCGGGGTAGGAGAGTGCGCCCATGCCCTGATCAGCCAATAGCTTGCACCATTGTAAGACTTGCTCACGATGGTCTTCCTTTACGGGGATATGCCTTAATTTAAAGGTGGGATCTTGTAAAATGGTGAGTGTTTTGGCTTTGGTGGCTGCATAATCACCATCAAGTAGGGCGGCGAGTTCACTGATTGAGAAGCTTGCTTTGTCGGTCTCTTCCTGATGAACGATACCAGTGTCAGGTAAGAAGAGATTACGGAAAGTAGCTACATTGAGTTGACCAAGAGCCGTTTCAAGTTGTTGCAGTTGAAGCTCATCTTGCTTACTTAACCAATCGGGGCGCTTAGTGTTTTCTTCGGCCAGCATAAGGCCTAAGGCGATGAGGTTTTGTGCATCGCCCTCCAATTGAACGGCGGCTTCCTGGCAACTAATTTCCCAGAATTTGTACAAGTCGCGCGCTGGTGGTCGACGTGGATTGCTCCATTGCAACAATTGTGCTTTATCCTCTTCCGTCAGAAACGAGAGTTGAGCGGCTTTTTCTTGAAGTGTTTTTACTTCCGAAGGGGTAAGTACTCGATCCGACCAAGCAGCATAAAGGAGAGGGATCATTACACGGATGCCTGGAGAAAAAGATAATTTAATTTGGGGATTACGGCTCATCTGGTAAGGGAATTTCTTTCCAATATAAGGCGTAGCAACGTACTTTTGTTGTCATGATGATAAAGTTGTTGATAGATCAATTAGATAGAAAGGTGGGTTTGTCAGTGTATCCGCCACAGCGCATCGTCTCCTTGGTGCCTTCGCAAACGGAACTTCTGGCCGATCTCGGCTTGGAAGAGCAAGTTGTGGGCTTGACAAAATTTTGTGTTCATCCCTCCAGCTGGCGCAAGGACAAAACCATCGTCGGTGGAACCAAGCAACTGCACCTGGATCGAATTCGACAACTAAAGCCGGACCTTATCATCGCCAATCAAGAGGAAAATGACCGGGAACAAGTAGAAATGTTAGCACAGGAGTTTCCCGTATGGGTGAGTAAAGTAGTAGATGTGCCAACGGCATTGGAAATGATACTTGGCATCGGTGAAGCCACAGGTACAAAAGGTCTGGCGGCGCAATTAGCGAAGAAAATCAATACCTGTTTTACGCAGCTGAAGAAATTTCCGTTACGTTCCTGCGCATATCTCATTTGGCGAAAGCCTTACATGGCAAGTGGGGGCGATACTTTTATCAACGCAATGCTGGAAATAGCTGGTTTTAAAAATGTTTTTGCTCATAAAAATCGCTACCCGGAAATTAGTTTGGAACAATTGGCGGCGGCTGAGCCAGAATGGATTTTGCTTTCTTCCGAACCTTTCCCTTTTCGGGAAAAACACCTGGTGGAATTGTCATCAGTGTGTCCGAATGCAGAAGTTCGTCTCGTAGATGGCGAATTGTTTTCCTGGTATGGAAGTCGATTATTGCGTTCAGCAGACTATTTCCGTACTTTGCGAGAAGCTGAATAACAATCACATATCAGGATGGAGATGATGCGCTTTTTCATAACCTTACTATTGCTTACCCCCTTGCTTTACCTGTCTGCACAGGTAGACTTCCCCAACCGCATTCGCGGAGAAATTATCGTTCGTTTAGAAGAGGATAGGCTCGTGGATGAGTGGGCAAAAGAAAATCTTTTGCAAGGAGATGGAACCGAATCCTTGACCATCGTTAGAGAACTAGGTATTCGCCATCCATTGGTTTTATTGGCTTTTGATGAAAATCAAATCCCGGCGGAAAAGGCCTTGCTTGAAGCAAAAAACATTGCCAATGTAAGAGCAGTTCAGTATAACTATTATGTAGATTTTAGAACAGAACCTAATGATAATGAGTTTTTTAGACAATGGGATATGGAGATAATCAATGCTCCTGCGGCCTGGGGGCATACCACTGGCGGTACAACCGCTAATGGAACTTCCATCGTGGTAGCGGTTATGGACAGCGGGTTTGATATCAACCACGAAGACCTGGCCCCCAATCTTTGGACAAATGAAGCTGAGATTCCAGCAGATGGCGTAGACAATGACAACAATGGTTACGTAGACGATGTGATGGGTTGGGATTATTTTTCGAACACCCCCAACGTGGCGCCCGGGAACCATGGTTTGTCGACGGCTTCCATCATTGGTGCCCAAGGAAACAATGGCATTGGGGTAACCGGTGTCAATTGGGATGTGGACTTGATGCTGTTTAGTTTTAGTAGTGTGGCTGATTTGGTGAGTGCTTACGAATATGTGATTGATCAGCGGCAGCGGTTTAACGAATCAAACGGTGCAGAAGGAGCCTTTGTCGTTGCGACCAACAATAGCTTTGGCCAAGGGCGAATATGGTGCGATCAACAGCCCGTTTGGGGGAGTATGTATGATTTAATGGGAGAAGTAGGTATTCTGTCAAGTGCCGGTGTAGACAACAATCGCTTCGATGTGGATAATGCTGGCGATATGCCTGCAACTTGCCCTTCTGATTATCTGCTGGTTTCCTGCAATACGGATGAAGACGATAACCTTTACAACAATTCTGCTTACGGTGCAATGTCGGTAGATATAGGCTCGCCGGGAGAGGGGACTTTTACAGTGAAACCAGGAAACAGTTACGGCGTTTTTGGTGGAAACAGCGCAGCTACCCCTCATGTGACAGGGGCAATTGCCTTGTTGTACAGCGGACCCCTTGCTGGTTTAGCCACAGCTGCAATCAATGAGCCATCTTTGACGGCTAGACTAATAAAAGAGCTACTCGTGCAAAGCGGAGATTTACTCCCCTCCTTAGAGAACCGTACCCTGAGTGGGCGCCGACTGAATCTAGGTAATGCGATGGAACGACTTATCGCCACTTTTAGTAATCAACTCCATCCTTTGGCCATCAATACACTTTACCCTAATCCCGTAAAAGGGACGCTGACGGTAGGTTACGATGTTC is a window from the Lewinella sp. LCG006 genome containing:
- a CDS encoding histidine phosphatase family protein, which translates into the protein MIRWTICCLFLISTVSCQTPSQPSPQSEVETTEPLTVFLVRHAEKETGDNPGLTPEGQLRARQLADLLEAVPLDAIFSTKFRRTELTADPVASAKGLPIMDYDPSDLPAFAKKLQKEYQGKTVLVVGHSNSTPTLAGLLDGTQSYPAFDESEYGNLMMVTLPAMGKHKTMCLKY
- a CDS encoding acyl-CoA dehydrogenase, with product MSRNPQIKLSFSPGIRVMIPLLYAAWSDRVLTPSEVKTLQEKAAQLSFLTEEDKAQLLQWSNPRRPPARDLYKFWEISCQEAAVQLEGDAQNLIALGLMLAEENTKRPDWLSKQDELQLQQLETALGQLNVATFRNLFLPDTGIVHQEETDKASFSISELAALLDGDYAATKAKTLTILQDPTFKLRHIPVKEDHREQVLQWCKLLADQGMGALSYPEAHGGQGDMGLYAAVFETLGYHSLSLSIKFGVQFGLWGGSVLNLGTEKHHAKYLRATGTLELAGCFAMTETGHGSNVRGLETTATYDSATDELIVHSPREEAGKEYIGNALHSRVASVFAQLIVNGENHGVHAVVVPLRNEKHELLPGIRVVDNGYKLGLNGVDNGRIWFDQVRVPRENLLNRFGEITDDGQYHSPIQNPSRRFFTMLGTLVGGRVCVPRAGLSATKKALTIAIRYATERRQFAPSAMAPETPILDYPSHQRRLMPLLAKTYAVQFGLDDLANRYLHHEGEEMREIETLAAGMKSYATWFTTAAIQECREACGGKGYLAENQFAALKGDTDIFTTFEGDNTVLMQLVAKGLLTDYKQSFHEDGNMAILRMLGQRVNTAFAETNPFAIRNTDENHLRSTEFQLAAFQFRERRLLFSLAQRLRGHIKAGKSAYEAGLICQTHMLALADAFVERVTLEATAKAVNEAEGTSTYNMLRKLRSLYALHTIEKHAAWYLEQDYLAGTKSKAIRRQVDLLCGELRPEAVALVDAFGIPASLIAAPIALD
- a CDS encoding helical backbone metal receptor, with product MMIKLLIDQLDRKVGLSVYPPQRIVSLVPSQTELLADLGLEEQVVGLTKFCVHPSSWRKDKTIVGGTKQLHLDRIRQLKPDLIIANQEENDREQVEMLAQEFPVWVSKVVDVPTALEMILGIGEATGTKGLAAQLAKKINTCFTQLKKFPLRSCAYLIWRKPYMASGGDTFINAMLEIAGFKNVFAHKNRYPEISLEQLAAAEPEWILLSSEPFPFREKHLVELSSVCPNAEVRLVDGELFSWYGSRLLRSADYFRTLREAE
- a CDS encoding S8/S53 family peptidase, with translation MMRFFITLLLLTPLLYLSAQVDFPNRIRGEIIVRLEEDRLVDEWAKENLLQGDGTESLTIVRELGIRHPLVLLAFDENQIPAEKALLEAKNIANVRAVQYNYYVDFRTEPNDNEFFRQWDMEIINAPAAWGHTTGGTTANGTSIVVAVMDSGFDINHEDLAPNLWTNEAEIPADGVDNDNNGYVDDVMGWDYFSNTPNVAPGNHGLSTASIIGAQGNNGIGVTGVNWDVDLMLFSFSSVADLVSAYEYVIDQRQRFNESNGAEGAFVVATNNSFGQGRIWCDQQPVWGSMYDLMGEVGILSSAGVDNNRFDVDNAGDMPATCPSDYLLVSCNTDEDDNLYNNSAYGAMSVDIGSPGEGTFTVKPGNSYGVFGGNSAATPHVTGAIALLYSGPLAGLATAAINEPSLTARLIKELLVQSGDLLPSLENRTLSGRRLNLGNAMERLIATFSNQLHPLAINTLYPNPVKGTLTVGYDVPENGTYRAEIYNALGQLVLHQEEEVGEGGLRLFTVDTSLLPAGVYFLNFGRKGSWVAERIIVL